The sequence below is a genomic window from Streptomyces sp. B21-105.
CTTGGTGCGGTCGGTGACCTTGCGCTCGATGTCGGCGAGGTCCGGCATCCAGTCCGCCTGCTCGTCGCAGCGGTAGTGCACGGCGGTGCCGCCGGACAGCGACACGGCGGCGGTCCACAGCGGGTAGTCCGGGGCCGGGACGAGCACCTCGTCGCCGTCGTCCAGCAGGCCCTGCATCGCCATGACGATCAGCTCGGAGACGCCGTTGCCGATGAAGACGTGCTCGACGTCCGTCTCGATGCCGAGCGTCTGGTTGTGCATGACGACGGCCCGGCGCGCCGCCAGCAGGCCCTTGGCGTCGCCGTAGCCGTGCGCCGTGGAGACGTTGCGGAGGATGTCCTCCAGGATCTCCGGCGGGGCCTCGAAGCCGAAGGCGGCCGGGTTCCCGGTGTTCAGCTTGAGGATGCGGTGACCGGCCGCTTCCAGCCGCATCGCCTCCTCGAGAACCGGCCCCCGGATCTCGTAACAGACGTTGGCGAGCTTGGTCGACTGGATCACCTGCATGTCTGGGAGCTTACGGCCCGGTAACGCCTCCGGGGGCGTGTTTTCCGCCACGTAAGGCGTGGATTTCGGGTGGTTTCCGGTGATCGCTCAGGGTAGTGTCCAGATCTGTGTCGTGATGACGTAGAAGACGGCCACCCAGAACGCCGTCAGGACGGCGACGGTGCCGAGGCCGATGAGGTGGGTCCGGGTCGCCGGCTCGTCCGGGGCCGGTCTCAGCCAGCGCTTGAGGAGCCGGTTCACGTAGTACGGCATGGTGAGGAAGCTCATCAGGAAGCTCGACAGCAGGTTGCCCACCAGCAGCCCGAGCCAGAGCGGCATGTCCAGCGGCGACAGGGCGAGCGTCAGCAGCACCACGGTCGGATACAGGCCGACCCAGACCGCGAGGGCCGTCCGCGTCTCGGAGGGCGCCGCCGCCCCCTTGCCGTTCCCCTCGAAGGCGAACCAGCTGCCGAAGGAGTGGTCGACCGTGCGCAGCCGGAAGTCGTCGAACTTCTCCCCCTCGGCGAGGAGCTGCCGGCGTCTGCTCGACGTCAGCCAGGCGTCGAGGTGCTCGGCGTTGTCGAACCGGTACAGGGTGGTCCAGTCGTCCTGCACTCCTTCGACCGGCTGGAAGATCTCCGTTCCGCGAAACCCCTCGAACTTCTCCTCCTCCCGGGTCAGCCGGCGCTGCCAGGCGAGGAACTCGTCGACGTGGGCCGGGTCGACCCGGTGGGTGACCATCACGGTCACCAGCGGATCCGTCGGACGGGTGCCGCCGCTGATCACCTGCTGGGTTCCGGGGCCGTCCAGGTACTCGTCGCCGACGTCCAGGAGGCGCTGTCGCGTGTCGCTGTCGATCCACGCCTTGAGGTGCGCCACGGAGTCGAACCGGTAGACGACGACCCACTCGGGCTGTACCGGGGTCGGCGGGGAGACCTCGACGCCCAGGTACCCGGCGTAGCCGGCGGCGGCGGAGTTGACGTCCTCCTGCCATGACTCGTACTCCCGTTCGAGTCCGGGGAGTACCTTCTGGTGGATGACCGCCGTCGCTCCCGCGCTCCGGTCGCGGTCGGTGGTGTCGGTGCCGGCGGCCCTGCCGGCTCTGCCGGTGCGGTCGGCCCTGTCGGTGCGGTCGGTGCCGCTCATGAGCCCGGGCCCGTCGCCACCGACTGCCTTGCGGCGAGCCGGCTCCAGATCCGCTCCGGCGTCAGGGGCAGGGAGCGGAAGCGGACGCCGGTGGCGTCGTGGAGCGCGTTCGCCAGCGCCGGGGCCACCGGG
It includes:
- a CDS encoding antibiotic biosynthesis monooxygenase, translating into MSGTDRTDRADRTGRAGRAAGTDTTDRDRSAGATAVIHQKVLPGLEREYESWQEDVNSAAAGYAGYLGVEVSPPTPVQPEWVVVYRFDSVAHLKAWIDSDTRQRLLDVGDEYLDGPGTQQVISGGTRPTDPLVTVMVTHRVDPAHVDEFLAWQRRLTREEEKFEGFRGTEIFQPVEGVQDDWTTLYRFDNAEHLDAWLTSSRRRQLLAEGEKFDDFRLRTVDHSFGSWFAFEGNGKGAAAPSETRTALAVWVGLYPTVVLLTLALSPLDMPLWLGLLVGNLLSSFLMSFLTMPYYVNRLLKRWLRPAPDEPATRTHLIGLGTVAVLTAFWVAVFYVITTQIWTLP